The following coding sequences are from one Phoenix dactylifera cultivar Barhee BC4 unplaced genomic scaffold, palm_55x_up_171113_PBpolish2nd_filt_p 000964F, whole genome shotgun sequence window:
- the LOC120107697 gene encoding uncharacterized protein LOC120107697 isoform X1, translating to MLIHFVYPFSAEDIREFQEHYPIIFATGNKMHRGKRFRDVEFQQSQVGSSSAQSMRSQQPQQHESESQHEFQSQQHPGQEVMDDLHIQDEQGRVRLTRGSSRARDVWQLREDEKMVVECNELGQPIKRAGSLLSSFLGSVARRGQLCPLNYHKWNDILPSYKVELLKFVHVKN from the exons ATGCTGATACattttgtttatcctttttcaGCAGAAGACATTAGagaatttcaagaacattatCCTATTATCTTCGCCACAG GTAACAAAATGCACCGAGGAAAACGATtcagagatgtggagttccagcagtCTCAGGTGGGATCTTCTTCTGCTCAGTCCATGCGATCCCAGCAgccccagcagcacgagtccgAGTCTCAGCATGAGTTCCAGTCTCAGCAACATCCAGGCCAGGAGGTTATGGATGACTTGCATATCCAAG atgAACAAGGGAGAGTGAGGTTGACACGGGGTTCCTCTCGAGCACGGGATGTGTGGCAGCTtcgtgaggatgagaagatgGTCGTCGAATGTAACGAACtagggcagcccatcaagagggctggaagccttttatcaagtttcttaGGATCAGTTGCGCGTAggggtcagttgtgtccgctcaactatcatAAGTGGAATGATATCCTTCCTTCTTATAAAGTTGAGCTTCTTAAATTTGTACacgtaaagaattga
- the LOC120107697 gene encoding uncharacterized protein LOC120107697 isoform X2, giving the protein MLEIFCLLWPSWRKGNKMHRGKRFRDVEFQQSQVGSSSAQSMRSQQPQQHESESQHEFQSQQHPGQEVMDDLHIQDEQGRVRLTRGSSRARDVWQLREDEKMVVECNELGQPIKRAGSLLSSFLGSVARRGQLCPLNYHKWNDILPSYKVELLKFVHVKN; this is encoded by the exons ATGCTTGAAATTTTCTGTCTGCTCTGGCCTAGTTGGAGAAAAG GTAACAAAATGCACCGAGGAAAACGATtcagagatgtggagttccagcagtCTCAGGTGGGATCTTCTTCTGCTCAGTCCATGCGATCCCAGCAgccccagcagcacgagtccgAGTCTCAGCATGAGTTCCAGTCTCAGCAACATCCAGGCCAGGAGGTTATGGATGACTTGCATATCCAAG atgAACAAGGGAGAGTGAGGTTGACACGGGGTTCCTCTCGAGCACGGGATGTGTGGCAGCTtcgtgaggatgagaagatgGTCGTCGAATGTAACGAACtagggcagcccatcaagagggctggaagccttttatcaagtttcttaGGATCAGTTGCGCGTAggggtcagttgtgtccgctcaactatcatAAGTGGAATGATATCCTTCCTTCTTATAAAGTTGAGCTTCTTAAATTTGTACacgtaaagaattga
- the LOC113461485 gene encoding uncharacterized protein LOC113461485, with protein MTEEEVARVCPPDVYHHQWRELVHYWFSERGQTYSDIGRAARASQTIPHTSGSKSYARLRAEFMEDHGRKPGEVEFYKMTHTHRDGSFVREESRDIVDRATSLISERIGESSSIGNTRGVEA; from the exons atgacagaggaggaggttgctcgtgtttgtcctcctgatgtataccatcatcagtggagggagcttgttcactattGGTTTTCCGAGAGAGGACAG ACATATTCTGACATTGGTCGAGCCGCACGAGCATCTCAGACaattcctcacacttcaggctcgaagagttatgcgaggctcagagctgaattc atggaagaCCATGGGAGGAAACCTGGTGAGGTGGAGttctataagatgactcacacccaccgagatggcagctttgtccgagaggagtcgagagatatagtt gacagaGCTACATCCCTTATTTCAGAGCGTATCGGAGAGTCATCTTCAATCGGCAACACCAGAGGTGTCGAAGCTTAG